The following coding sequences are from one Prionailurus viverrinus isolate Anna chromosome D2, UM_Priviv_1.0, whole genome shotgun sequence window:
- the LIPM gene encoding lipase member M: MSKLLSRVWIVSHRTEMWLLIVVAYLFQRNVNSGGMPTKAADPEAFMNISEIIQHQGYPWEEYEVVTEDGYILSVNRIPQGLTKLKKTGSKPVVFLQHGLLGDASNWISNLPNNSLGFILADAGFDVWLGNSRGNTWSRKHKTLSIDQDEFWAFSYDEMARFDLPAVINFILQKTGQEKIYYVGYSQGTTMGFIAFSTMPELAQKIKMYFALAPIATVKHAKSPGTKFLLLPDMMIKGLFGKKEFLYQTRFFRQFVIYLCGQMIIDQICSNVMLLLGGFNANNMNMSRANVYVAHTPAGTSVQNILHWSQAVNSGELRAFDWGSETKNLEKGNQPTPVRYKVRDMTVPTAMWTGGQDWLSNPEDVKTLLAEVTNLIYHKNIPEWAHVDFIWGLDAPHRVYNEIIHLMKQEETSFSQGVCGIRL; encoded by the exons ATGTCAAAACTCTTGTCAAGAGTGTGGATTGTCTCACACAGGACGGAGATGTGGCTTCTGATTGTGGTGGCATATTTGTTCCAAAGAAATGTGAATTCGGGAGGTATGCCGACTAAAGCAGCGGACCCAGAAGCATTCATGAATATT AGTGAAATCATCCAACATCAAGGCTATCCCTGGGAAGAGTATGAAGTCGTGACAGAAGATGGGTATATCCTTTCTGTTAACAGAATTCCTCAAGGCCTAACGAAACTTAAGAAGACAG GTTCCAAGCCTGTGGTGTTCCTGCAGCACGGCCTGCTTGGAGACGCCAGCAACTGGATTTCCAACCTTCCCAACAACAGCCTGGGCTTCATTCTGGCCGATGCTGGTTTTGACGTGTGGCTGGGGAACAGCCGGGGAAACACCTGGTCTCGGAAACACAAGACCCTCTCCATTGACCAAGATGAGTTCTGGGCTTTCAG TTATGATGAGATGGCTAGGTTTGACCTTCCTGCAGTCATAAACTTTATTTTGCAGAAAACCGGCCAGGAAAAGATCTATTATGTCGGCTATTCACAGGGCACTACCATGG GCTTTATTGCTTTTTCCACCATGCCAGAACTGGCTCAgaaaatcaaaatgtattttgCTTTAGCACCCATAGCCACTGTCAAACACGCCAAAAGTCCTGGCACCAAATTTTTGCTGCTGCCGGATATGATGATCAAG GGGCTGTTTGGCAAAAAAGAATTTCTGTACCAGACCAGATTCTTCAGACAGTTTGTTATTTACCTGTGTGGTCAGATGATTATTGATCAGATTTGTAGCAATGTCATGTTACTTCTGGGAGGATTTAACGCCAACAATATGAACATG AGCCGAGCAAACGTGTACGTGGCGCATACGCCCGCCGGGACGTCTGTGCAAAATATCCTACACTGGAGCCAG GCAGTGAACTCTGGGGAACTCCGGGCGTTTGACTGGGGGAGCGAGACCAAAAATCTGGAGAAAGGCAATCAG CCAACTCCTGTAAGGTACAAAGTTAGAGACATGACGGTCCCCACGGCGATGTGGACGGGGGGTCAGGACTGGCTTTCAAACCCAGAGGATGTGAAGACACTGCTGGCCGAGGTGACCAATCTCATCTACCATAAGAACATTCCTGAATGGGCACATGTGGACTTCATCTGGGGTTTGGACGCTCCTCACCGTGTGTACAATGAAATCATACACCTGATGAAGCAGGAAGAAACCAGCTTTTCCCAGGGAGTGTGTGGCATCCGATTGTGA